The proteins below come from a single Aegilops tauschii subsp. strangulata cultivar AL8/78 chromosome 6, Aet v6.0, whole genome shotgun sequence genomic window:
- the LOC109752704 gene encoding BTB/POZ and MATH domain-containing protein 2-like, with the protein MSSFAGVSVVEDGGLCDSTVAFINTSSECGYHLLVVENYSRTNKSRPTSESVTSREFGVGGHCWLIKCFPNGKSTDCADFVSLDVVLDDDDDGKTPVKAKFTFSFIDQVEMQNPLYVGQAETCSFPSKGSSWGYDRFVRKDAVERSMNLEADCFTIRCDIMVCNTEDDDAAGHGNGVRLPDICHHFNNLLQTKVGADVTFEVSGETFPAHRCVLAARSKVFMAQLFGPMKDTSTIIHIKDMKAEVFRSLLSFIYTDSFPGMEMDDMEDDETEVDEMRLQWLQDLLVAADRYDLQRLKFICEMQLSENIQVSSVASTLVLAEQHHCSGLKEACFKFIQAQSPSCLQTLMASHGWQHILATYPLVLNELIAKLIALNQK; encoded by the coding sequence ATGTCGTCGTTCGCCGGCGTCtctgtggtggaggacggcgggcTGTGCGACTCCACCGTGGCCTTCATCAACACCAGCTCCGAGTGCGGGTACCACCTGCTTGTGGTCGAAAACTACTCACGTACCAACAAGTCGAGACCCACTAGCGAGAGCGTCACCTCCCGCGAGTTCGGGGTAGGAGGCCATTGTTGGCTCATCAAGTGCTTCCCTAACGGCAAGAGCACGGATTGCGCCGACTTCGTTTCCCTCGATGTTGTTCTTGATGACGACGATGACGGCAAGACGCCTGTGAAAGCCAAGTTCACCTTCAGTTTCATCGACCAGGTTGAGATGCAGAATCCTCTCTACGTTGGTCAAGCTGAAACATGCAGCTTTCCCTCCAAGGGTTCTTCTTGGGGCTACGACAGGTTTGTGAGAAAAGACGCCGTTGAACGATCAATGAATCTGGAGGCTGATTGTTTCACCATCCGGTGTGACATCATGGTCTGCAACACCGAGGATGATGATGCCGCTGGCCATGGAAACGGGGTGCGCCTGCCTGACATTTGCCATCATTTTAACAATCTCCTTCAAACCAAGGTTGGTGCTGATGTCACATTTGAGGTCAGTGGTGAGACGTTCCCTGCACACCGGTGTGTGCTTGCAGCCAGGTCTAAAGTCTTCATGGCACAACTCTTTGGCCCCATGAAGGATACGTCCACCATCATACATATCAAAGACATGAAAGCAGAAGTGTTCAGGTCTTTGCTCAGCTTCATCTACACAGACTCGTTCCCTGGGATGGAGATGGATGACATGGAGGACGACGAAACAGAAGTTGATGAGATGCGGCTGCAATGGCTGCAAGACTTGTTGGTAGCGGCAGACCGATATGATCTTCAACGACTCAAGTTCATATGTGAAATGCAGTTGTCTGAGAACATACAGGTGAGCTCGGTGGCGTCTACACTAGTTCTAGCCGAGCAGCACCACTGCTCCGGATTGAAGGAGGCGTGCTTCAAGTTTATCCAAGCCCAGTCTCCATCGTGTTTGCAAACACTAATGGCGTCTCATGGTTGGCAGCATATACTTGCAACATATCCCCTTGTTTTGAACGAGCTCATTGCCAAGCTTATTGCTTTGAATCAGAAGTGA